The sequence gtgccatgtcatctgctggtgttggtccaatgtgttttctgaggtccaaggtcaacgcagccatataccaggacattttagagcacttcatgcttcctgctgctgaccaactttatggagatgcagatttaatcttccaacaggacttggtaCCTGCatacagtgccaaagcaaccagttaAGGACCAcagtatccctgttcttaattggtcAGCAAACTCGCCTTACCATAACCCCATAGAAAAcctatggggtattgtgaagaggatgcgatatgccagacccaacaatgcagaagagctgaaggctactatcagagcaacctgcgGGCTCGAATGAagcctgagcagtgccacagactgatcgactccatgccatgCAGCAttactgcagtaattcaggcaaaaggagccccaactaagtattgagtgctgtacatgctcatacacagcaaattactgagggataaaaacctggtgttgggcatctagtgataaaatctggtgttaatttacaaatattatatgctttatcacttgtttagtgataaagcacagtgtttcctttgggtgttaaagcacagtgtttcctttgggtgttaacaatcaacatctgcgcatgtgcagagcattttaaatttcccagctcatccttcggtctctccatctttatggatttccctgcacacacaacggttacaaggacaaggtatagtagcctatagtattattatcttatcaacttgtgatttattaatgagcTTGTATAATGAGTAACGTAGCCGATGTGGTTGACTTAACTCTgttagcgtttttttttttttttttacctcagtttaaatttagcgcgcttttgatccgccattcagtttaacataactgaataacccccactagcacactaaattcgttaatggaggacgagatttacgtaagtgacttaatttcgttgtactaattttgtaataatgtagcagcattaacattatgtgtcattttttaactcactggacttggatagttatttcttctcatttggcataacgttaagtatctttagggcttccaacctttataagaccgtttatatctttcaccccgtaactacgagttaattctggtgttttgaaatgtcattcaaatgagaaagcagacgttaatcgaatgaattaattgctcttcattttttgtttcttgtgtgacgccggggctcgatcccttgccgagcacccacggatagcacggtccatcattgtcggcgctgcgcatactgatcggcctgcaacattttgcgagtgaaatgctctgtgtgttctagcaatcttctcgtggtactttgataacatacgccgaccattctgtacagcgctccaaaatgtcgaaaacatgtcgtaggacacgcttttcttcatgaactgcttcagtcaatatatagaaactcaagatcgagtacgagtgtgcaatgtcgtggaatgtatgatacgctgttttttgcgtgcatatgacacgcaatTTATGGCGTATTGTATACGAACctcccaccccactaccctaaacctacccaagagagcgtatcatatgcacgccgaaatgagttttggcgtatacattccacgacattgcacactcgtgctatttgacatttttcgtcttattttgtattagttgagcAGACATGCATTAGTGCCCTTCCATGCGCGATCTTTTCTGTActagccttttctagttgtagcattgtaaatctgtaacagtagtgcttatgttttgaatataacgttttcttgctatgtgttggtataaaaataacctgaagtaaaacgcaaagtgacctgattattttgagtcttttagtttgctttctgctttggaggattttggtttcatggaatattgtttattattgcagaaggaaaccacttaaggccacaatctatgtatgcccttggcatttttactctacaaacctaaacgatcctgaaaggaagacaggctatgtaagtatctctgcttgttgattgaagatgtttgaaactttttatcttagattttttaatgtgcttgttttaaccaaatttgtctctttaacaggaacgatactatgtgtttggatcattttgaggagcgatatcaacgccaagatcgtgggatcgatgaattgggaaagcaagaactgacaaaatgtaaaaatgcgtacattgaatgcaatgtaagtcgctttggataaaattatctgccaaatgtaaatggattaatttataaaggaatagtattttttatcagaatgaattacaaaccagacagttttttaacattaaggttgatttaatatatacaatgttgaatttttgttttttcaattaaaacattacttttAAGATATTATAGCATTGGAGTATAacaagaaattgttttattcaattgtatgtgtgacaacaatggctttactgtagcgattcccggcgaaagcaaaactgacaaaaatgtttttttttttattaaaaatggtattgaatgcagtgtaagtcgcattggataaaagtgtctgccaaatacataaatgtaatggaattgatatattacaatttcaataaatattcaaataaatttgtagtcacttgattttttttgggggaaaaaaaaaataatatatataaattgttttaaatttcattcacagtgccattttagtatttaagtatttacattaaatacactgggtgtgtgagattaatcaccaaaaagtgttaaatgtacacttatgagtaatacatttctcaacaccttgagtgactaaaaagaaacactaacacagtgtttgtataacgaacactttcgtcagtgttgttttaacactagcaaagacggacctgtatgttcacccggaaagtgataattttaacacccgtggtgataaatctcccaacatgttttttgctgtgtacttttcatgttcatatacttttcagttggcaagatttctaaaaatcctttctttgtattggtctgctaattttctgagatactgaatttgggactTTCCTTAGTTCCTTAGTCAGTTacttataatcatcaaaattaataacatttaaaataacatttgaaaTGTATCAGTCTATGTGTAATGAATTAaaatacaagtttcactttttgaatggaacttgttaaataaatcaactttttgatgatattctaattatatgaccagcacctgtatgtaCATCCCAATGTCACCTTTTCTCACCAATATAGCTCAAATAATAGGCACATGTTTCTACACAAGATTAAAATAAGAACCACATCAAGGGATTTAGTTTAGTGATAGAGCGCATGTAGGTCCTGGGTTCAGTTTCCAAATCCTCTGAACATAATATGTGTGTACTGCAATGTTGCCCTTTATCACCTATACAGTATATTTTGATCAAAAGGCACTTGTATCTACAAGATGACAAAAATCACTTGCATTACAAGTATGAGATCAATGAGATGAATGCCCAGCATCTCCAAACaaattttaaaggggtcatgaaatgCTTTTTTATATCTTTGAATTCATTTTAGCGTTTAGTTTGTGTGCCGTAAATGCCGGCCTTAATTGTACTATATCTACCCTTCATCACAACAAGTTTACACGTGTTTTAATGCTCAAAATGGCCAGCGCTAGTATATGTCTGAGCCCGAGCCAGATTCAAATGAGCTAATGCAACAACAATGATTGTCTCTTGGCAACACTTGGCAATGCTCTAGCTTTCAACACAAGATATTTAGAAAAATCAGTAGCATGTTGAAATAATTAAGAAAAGAGTATGTTGTGAAATAAGACGAACAaatgaaaacattatttttcaatCGTCAAAAGTTGCACCACGATATAGAAAAGTATCACAATGGGGCAATTATTGTGTAATGTTGTTTAATGGTTACATtcttataatgtaataatttatccttatttttaaacattgtaTGAAGGATACGAATGATCTTTATGTATGTTgcattttccttttcttttttcttttgatcCAATGTGTATTTAATGTTATAAAGTTTGGGGGGTGGAGGTGGTATGTGACTTAGTCATTTGATTTGTTTAGTTAAGGATTTtaactgttaaaataaaaagaagTATGGTTCATGATTACATTTCCTTTTAACATGTCATGTTATTTAACATGTCAGTATGATGTGACATGAAATGTAGCTTGTATATTGGCTATTGCATTGTATAGGctaatttgtatttgtattattacaaattaGCCTATACAATGCAATTTCTCTTTTGCAACTTCTCTTTTGTCTAGGTTTATTATAAAAAGAACTGGGAAAAGATTTGAAGATTTTTCTACACTTCAaagtaaaacaatttttttttttttttgatcaaggtctcttttattttcaaatataacaaACAAAAGATATACAATTCACACATGAAATAATCTAGTCTAGTTCCTGTCCATACAAACAGACAAAACAACTACTCCCCAGTCCCCCCCACCCACAGGTACTGGACACCCAACAAATTTCCATGCATCCAGACATAATCAAGTATGAGTCTGCAGTTTCATACATATATACTTCAAATATCTCAGTGAATAAAAGAAAAAGacagcataaaaaaaataaataaataaataaataaaataatatatatatttttttttttaaataaatacaattaaattaaaagaaaaatgtacacACAATTGGGTTACATAGATAGGTCAGTAGCTGCCATGCCTTCTACAAAGGAAATAAATGGCTGCCAAATGGCATAACATTTACTAGTGGACCCTCTTACAGTATATCTAATTTTCTCTAAGTGAACATAACTCATGACCTCCCTAATCCATTGGCCAAATGTTGGGGGAGTGCATCTTTCCATTTAAATAGGATGAGCCTCCTAGCCAACAAAGAGCAGAAGGCCATCATGCTCAGATGGCACCCAGAAAAGGCGGCATCTACCGGAGCCACACCAAACAATGAAATCATAGGAGATGGGTGTATAGCTCTTCCACATATAACAGAGAATGCCTCAAAGATGGACTGCCAAAAATTTTGTAGCTTAGGGCACAACCAAAACATGTGCAGCAGTGTGGCAGGAGCCTGCCTGCACCGATCACAAGCAGGGTCAATACCCGTCTTAATCTTAGACAGTCTATCCTTATCCAATGAAGACGGTGCACTATTTTAAACTGAATCACATTGTGTCTGAGGCAAATAGAGGAAGAGTAGATTCGCTGTATAATTTTTTGCCATATTTCATCTGAAATCGTTTCGTCCAAGTCTGTTTCCCATTTGATTCTAAGGCTATCGAGACTACTCATGTTATGTGTATTCAGCAATGTATAAATTTTGCCTATTACTTGTTTTATGttaactttatattttaatattgtttcAAGCAGAGATTCAGAAGGGCAAGACGGGAAACAGTCAGAGTTAGAAGCCACAAAACCTCTAAGCTGTAAATATCTGAAGAAATGTGATTTATGAAGACCATATTTCTGTTGCAATTGTATAAAAGTGGCAAACCTATTTTCAATGTAGAGGTCAGATAATGTACCTATACCATTTCTTGCCCACACATTAAAAGCTTCATCCATTATTGatggaacaaaaaaaaattgttttaaaggTGGAAAGTTGTCACTGCTAAACAAAGTTTGAAAAATATTGTGTATTTACTGAATCCTTAATTCTTCATCAATTTAGAACATCATTGTGAGGAAAAAttataatttctttttttaaaagaaagaaagcaagaaagaaagaaagaaagaaagaaagaaagaaagaaagaaagaaagaaagaaagaaagaaaggagaCCAAATGAAGCCAGGTTTAGAAAGGTGAATTTACTTTGTATATGGTGTGTACTTCctgtttaattttaatatattttttacttcctgttttttttctattgtaGCCTATGCTAATAGGCCCATATTCCATTATCTATAGACTACAACGGTtgtatcatttatttattttttaaaaagtgttttcattaaaaaatcgcgtgtgaaaataactttttaaaatttgtttttgttttgttctataaattatattttcagtAGGCCTAACGTTATAACAATTTGCGCACGCCCGCCCGCACATTggttaaactttaaaaaaaaaaaataggccccTTTGTTGAAGAAAACTGTAGTTTGGGCACCGTAACTGACCATCAAGGCAACTAACGTTAACGCTAACTGGAAATGGCCAATACTTCTTGGAAAACAACCGTTATAGTCAGCTCCTCACCTCAGGTTAGTTTCCCGTGTTTACGTTGGCTGGCTTCCTTGCTGTTAAAGCTCATTAGGTTGTAGTTGTTATAGCTTTaagtaaaatattgttttactgtttttattgtactaaTCTGATTTAGTGACTGACTGAATCACGCTTATTTATGCACTAATCAGCTTATATTGTCTTCGCAGTGTGACGAACCCTCACAGATTCTTTTGGCGCAGCAGCATAGGATTCGCCGATCGGACAGCATTCTGTCCTCGTCCTTTGTTTTCCCCTTGTCAGGTAAAACTAGAAACTTAAATTTCATCAGTAAATGTAATCCTTTATGTCCTACTGGATTTGCCGCGGTTTTTCCCCCAGTGCAGTAATAACGAACGAAAACGTGTAACGTAAGGCCTATGTGGAGCAATGTGCAGAAGCTTCCGCCAGTTAAGAACCAATGTCaatcaaaatacaaaaaaacaacaaccggCCTGTCAACAAGAAACTGCAACAAAATGTAATAGTAGTATATTGGCCACTGCCACCTGGGACAGAAAACATGTTTACGCTGTAAAAGTTCGAACTGTCATCATTATCAGTGTGGACAAAGTTCTGCACATTACATCCTCTTACTGCTTCTGCTTGTGAAAAATTCCTAGACGTGGGAGGGAGGGGGAGAATCTTGAATTCTCTTAACGTTACTCCTTTTCACGTTGATAAATCCTTTATAGTGTATAATCGTGAAAGGAAATATTGATTTGTGTATTTAAACATAATGCAGGGCTGCAATGATGATAATTTTTGCAGGCCAACTTTGATTAAAATCACACTGATTTccttgacaaaaaacaaaacaataggaccccccccccccattggCTTTTGTATTATTGCAGAAATTAAGCTCTATGACCAAACATTTTCAcaagttttctttttcttttttcccgtTTTTTCTCTCCATCAATGATGATCTTCACTAAAGACCACAACCTTGAACCTTAAATACAATTGGCATAAGTAAAGCAAAACAGCCTTTGTAAAGACAAATATCAGatcatcaaataaaaaataaaagggaTATTACTAATGTATTGTATGTTGGGTGGtgggtcatttttgaacttgTCTTATCTACAGACCTAATTTCAGGCATTTAACccaaaaccatttttttttaacaaaacttGATTTCAGCTGGAAGTAAAATGCCAACTTGCTTTTAGGCGGTTTGGCCTACAAAAGCAGAACATTGTAATTCCTGCAGCACTCCCATGCTAGGAAACCAATGAGACATTCAGGCAAGCATGTACACTGTTACAACTGTAGTGAAGACTGAAGTATTGTAGCAAACAAAAGTATTGTTGCTTATTCGGCCGGAATGTTCAGAAAagtatgcaaaacatttttttattattcaggTAAAACCAAAAAGATATTCAACACACCGTTTTTATTAAgaacccttttcacatttcagAATTCTCAAAAGCGAAGTTATAGTTGGGTAAACTTAGATGTGATGAACAGGAGACTAAATCAAATACGATTTTAGCATTCCCACTTTTCCCaatagaaaaggaaaaaaaaaaaatccacaataGCTTTTCagaagaaatgtaaaaaatgaaaGAGATTGATTACAGCAGTCAGAAGGAAACAAGATGTTAAATTTCAGCTGCAGAAACACCCTTGCACCAGTGATGCCgagtttttcataatttaatgcaGAGGAAATCTAACACAAAGTATAGTGTTGAAAatgtacataaataaaaaataagatataaaaaatgtgttaataaCTGTGGAAACAGTTTGTGAAAATAGATCCCAGGTGTAAGATTTGCCTTCTCTTCACTTTTCTGTTCCACAGGTACGGCTTTTTTGCTGGTCACACTGGGGGAGTTTTCAGCTAAGCTTGAGAAAACAGACCTTTTTGAGAAAATTGAGAAGTTTGTGCACATCCATAGAAACAGTTTTCTTCTGCTGCAAGCCCCGGTCTATAGAGAAAAAGAGTGGGACATTTTCTCATCAGTGCAGAACAGGTGCATGATACATTAAAATCTACAAAATGTACAATCTTATTTTGAAAGCATGCACAACATACATGACAAAAAAAGCAGCGTTCTAGACATTGCTTCTTCTATTCAtttattgaattttttcaatAGATTCCTTGGCTGTAACCTCAGAGTCATACCTGTGCATAGTACGGCTGATGTAGTGAAGGGAATGCTGATCATCGCTAAGGTAACCTGTGATGTCTTACACtatttttttgctttattgTTATAATTTTCTAGTAATATTTTCACAATGAATGCTGTCTAGAGGTGAATTATTATGTTATGGTTAAGGTCATTTTAATTTTACGTCAAGGACTGTCCTCACTATAAaagcatttaaattaaaattccaAGAAGTATATTAGCATGTTGGCTGCAAAAGGTTTAATGGCCTTTTTATTCCAGGCCACAAGTAAACCCAGTGTGGAGAATTTGAGAGCTCAGATGTCTCTGGCTTGTTCTCACATCATTGATCATAGCCCAGTTTGggggatgcttcaagagatacAGTTCTAGTGATATTTATTCATTTCCATGTTTGCTGTACTTCTTTTTAACAGCAGATGTCAGTATTGTTTCATAGTAAGTTGTGTAAAGCCTGTTAATTGCCGTTCATGCTTTGTGCATATCcttgtaaatacttttttgtcTTCATGATAGTTCGTaaaccattaaaaacaaagtataaactttgctgaaaaagACAATACAATATTGAAAATGCCGACAATGGGTAACTCCCATTGTTTTTCATCATTACAAAATGCAGCATGGTACAgggaacataaataaataaatatattattcagTTCAGAATAGATTAATTATGCGTACTTGTTCATTTTTGACTCTCCTTAATGATCTCCTCTATACGAACCACAAGGCTTTCCATTAAGTCATATGTGACCAGCGCGCACTGCAAGACCTGCAAATGATATATTTAGTGTTATGTTTGACTTATTATTACTATGTTTAAACTGAATTCAGATAAGTCATAGGCCTACTGATAATCTAACCTTATCCTGTGCCTCGCGTGGCATGCTGCCAAGTGTCTCAGTTTTCACAATCAAGCTCTGAACTGATCTCTTCCCAGAGGCCTCCTTAAATTCTGCAGGGAAACAAAGATGTTACTACAAGTCAAATTCCATTTATTATCAATACATAATGTatacatttaacaaaaagaAAGAACACAGAGCACGTATTACCTTTAGCCTTGGTCTTATTGTCCTCTCTAAGTCTTTTTAACTCTTTTCCATAGTATGATTTTGACATGCTTAGACACACTCTTAATAATTTTGTGTAACTTTCTGCAATGTGGCACAGTTCTATCCATATTCCAGTCTGAAAACAACAGGGTGGGTCtaattattaaaacataatgaaAATACAAGTCAAGTGTTATAGTGGTGTTTAGACAAACAAACAGTTTATAAAATCTTACGGAAATTTCTCTTTCCTTTATCAATAAATACCGCAGAAGATTCAGAGACTCCATGAtcctttaaaaacaataaagaagaaaatattaatATGGAAATAAACAACGGAAAAACATCTTATTGTTTATTGTCAAATTTTGTCCTTAGGTATTTCTTGTACTTAATACAGAAAGAGTTACGCACAACAGGtacatattgtgataaaagccGATCATCAGCAGCATGAAGCAAGGCCTAAGTAATTTATCAGAGACAGATTATCCCGACGAGGTATGTCAATCACTCAGGGTTTAGTATCATTTTAGGAATGACACAGGATCTGCCTCAAAATATTGGACTACTCACCATCTGTTCTGCATTGTCGGATCATGGCAGTAAACCTGGACTACGCTCATAAATAAATTATGGTTAGGGATGGATTGTATCTAGTTAGTAGGAGATCTAACATTTAAAATAGAGACAGCTGCCATATGTGGAGTCTGTACTTGGGTTACGATTCATGTCAATGATTTGTTGATATGAAAGTTGATTAGATCCATCAAGATGTAGTTATGTGCATTTAGAGGCTTGTCAGGCGATTGTTTTCCTGTAGTAAAAGCCTTGTAAAAATACAGGTATTGTTCACCTGTCCATCCCATGTAGCAAGTCAGTTTCATGGCCCTGTGGCAGAGTGATGGTGTCTCTGAGCAATGAAATGAGCCATGTCCCCTCAAACCAGCCATCCTGGCAGGCTGACTTTGATAGCAAAAGAGAATAAATATTTCTAACATCAGTGATTCAGAGTTGATCAACTTGGACAAGTGGTCATTTAAGCAAGTGATTAATGACCGTAAGATATCTGATTGTTTTGTACACTACCTTTCTGCACAGTTCCACTTGATTCCTTATGTTTTTGATGATGATACTTTGTACCCCTGCATGGTGGCTAGTCTTCATGATGCGTCTTATAGCA is a genomic window of Pseudorasbora parva isolate DD20220531a chromosome 12, ASM2467924v1, whole genome shotgun sequence containing:
- the LOC137094242 gene encoding protein SPO16 homolog isoform X2, which encodes MANTSWKTTVIVSSSPQCDEPSQILLAQQHRIRRSDSILSSSFVFPLSGTAFLLVTLGEFSAKLEKTDLFEKIEKFVHIHRNSFLLLQAPVYREKEWDIFSSVQNRFLGCNLRVIPVHSTADVVKGMLIIAKDPRILLQM
- the LOC137094242 gene encoding protein SPO16 homolog isoform X1 translates to MANTSWKTTVIVSSSPQCDEPSQILLAQQHRIRRSDSILSSSFVFPLSGTAFLLVTLGEFSAKLEKTDLFEKIEKFVHIHRNSFLLLQAPVYREKEWDIFSSVQNRFLGCNLRVIPVHSTADVVKGMLIIAKATSKPSVENLRAQMSLACSHIIDHSPVWGMLQEIQF
- the LOC137094242 gene encoding protein SPO16 homolog isoform X3, translating into MANTSWKTTVIVSSSPQCDEPSQILLAQQHRIRRSDSILSSSFVFPLSGTAFLLVTLGEFSAKLEKTDLFEKIEKFVHIHRNSFLLLQAPVYREKEWDIFSSVQNRFLGCNLRVIPVHSTADVVKGMLIIAKKIGSDG